AGAACAAAGAACTGGTCATGCTTGGCTCAAACAATTACCTTGGTCTGACTTCGCATCCCAAGGTGGTCGAACGCACAATAGAGGCTGTTAGAGAATACGGGACAGGTTCTTGCAGCTCGCGAGTTCTCACCGGAACCACCAGTTTGCATAACCAGCTTGAGAAGAAACTGGCTGAATTCAAGCATACCGAAGATGCCGTAGTGTTCAGCACAGGATTCATGACAATGATGGGTACAATTGCCGCCTTGACTGAAGAGGGAGACATTATTCTGAGCGATGAGCTGAACCATGCAAGCATAATTGAAGGCTGCCGTCTCTCCAAGGCTCAAGTCATGGTCTACAGGCACAATGATATGGCGGATCTTGAAGATAGACTTTCCAAGTGTTCTCCTTCTTCCAACAAGCTTATCATCACCGATGGTGTCTTCAGCATGAAAGGAACAGTCGCGAATCTGCCTGAGATCAAAAGACTTGCTGATAACTATCAGGCCAGAATCATGGTGGACGATGCCCATGGCACAGGAGCCCTGGGCGCTAAAGGCCACGGGGTTCTTGAATACTTCGACATGGAAGGAGAGGTTGACCTTGTCTGTGGGACTTTCAGCAAATCTTTAGGCACGGTAGGAGGATTTACAGGGGCAACTGAAGATATTATAACGTACCTGAAGCTTAACGCGCGGCCATTCATCTTCAGCGCCAGCCTACCTCCATCGGTTGCAGCTACAGTCCTTGCCTGTTTGGAGGTAATAGAAGAAGAACCTGAACTCATCAAGAAACTCCACTGGAATGCGAACTTCATCAGGAAGAGTTTAGAGGAGATGGGGTTTGCAATTGAGCAAACGATAACACCTATCATCCCGGTTCTGATTGGCGATGACGAGGAGACTTTCAAGATGGCCGGTCAGTTGGAAGAGGAAGGAGTAATAGTGAATCCCGTTGTTCCACCGGCAGTGCCGAGAGAATCTTCCCTCATCCGGGTGAGTGTCATGGCGACACTGTCCCTCGAGAATCTGGAAATGGCTCTGGGTAAGTTCAAACTCGTCGGGAGTAGATTGGGGATCATCTAGCGTGCACCAATCTGAGAAGGCTTCGCCTGTGAAACCCCATGGCCTGTGGACTCCGGGCTTTTGGCGTGCGTATCTCCTGACGATGAGGCCTTATCTTCTGTTTGTGTCGGGTGCGGCAGGGATGGCCGGGTTTGCTGACGGATCCTCTAGAAGTGTATCCGCGACACTCGTAGTCTTCTTCGCCCTCTTTCTCTCCTACGGGTTTGGGCAGGCTCTGACAGACTGCTTCCAAATCGACACCGATTCTCTTTCTTCCCCATATCGTCCCCTGGTAAGGGGGTCCATTACGAAGCGCCAGGTCCTGTGGACCAGTTTGATTGGGCTCTTCTCCTGTTGTCTTATATTACTGGTCCACAATCCCAAAATCCTGGTCCCAGGTGTTCTTTGTGTGTTCGGTCTGGCCACATATACTTTTTTCAAAAGGAGATGGTGGGGAGGTCCTTTTTACAACGCCTGGATTGTTGCCTTGCTTCCTATCATCGGAAAAATGGCAGCTGTTGGATATGGGTGGAGCTTCGGAAGTGTGATGGCGAGCGGGATTCTGCTGCCCATCACTATCAGCACCCTTTTCAGTTACGCCAACTTCGTCTTGATGGGTTACTTCAAGGACATATCAGCTGATAGAGCAAGTGGCTATAATACTTTCTGCGTAGCATTCGGATGGAAAAGGGCTGCAGTGGCGACAGATCTTCTTGCGCTCCTCTCCATATTGGCAACAGGCTGGGCCTTCTGGAAATTCAGCTCCTTCGCTTCGTTGCTTTGCCCCATAAGACTCCCCTCTGTAGGCATTTTCATTGTGGCCATCATAGGCTTGATTCTGGCACAACTGGGGATTCACCGGACCCGAGATGAGCACAAAGCGCATGACCCCATTGCTAACGTGGTGCGAGGCTTCGTTTTGCTGCGCCTCGCTGAGATCTGTCTGGTCAGGCCGGGATGGCTCATATTGGTTGCCATATTCTACATCGGGTTTGAAGCGGTTCTTAAGCTTCGTCCCGAGGAAAGCCAGATCTAGGATGAAGGTATTCTTGAACCCTCACTGCAACTATGGGAGAGGTCTACGTCTGTGGAAAGGGATCGAAAGAGAGATTCGAGAGCGGACGGGACAGTTTGAGACCGAAGAAATACTTTCGCCAAAGGAATTCCATGTCCAGGTATCAAGAGCACTGGAAGGTGGAGAAAATGTATTCATTGCCGCGGGCGGAGATGGAACTGTCAACCTTCTGTTAAACGCACTCATGAATTCTGGCGAGCACAGAGCGACTATTGGAGCGATTGGGCTCGGTTCCAGCAACGATTTCCACAAGCCATTCCGAAGCGAGGCGTTGGTTAGGGGAATACCGCTCAGGATTGACTCGCAAAACGCTTCACTATGTGATGTGATACGCGTCAATTATCAGGATATCCAACATAGATGGGTTACACGTTTCTGTCTCATCAATGCGAGTATTGGGATCACAGCTGAAGCAAACGCCCTCTTTAATTCGCGCGTCGGCATTCTCAAGATGCTCCAGAGATTCTCTGTCAACGCTGCTATTTCCGTGGCGGCCCTTTTGTCCATTCTTGCCTATCGCAACCTCGCTTGCCTGTTGAGTATTGATGGAGATGAGGCGCAGAAGTTCAGGATCACCAATCTGGGAATAATAAAGAACCCACATTTCGCTGGCTCACTCTGCTATGATACACCGATCGGACCTGATGATGGTAAGATCGGAATCAACCTTTGTGCAGACTTGACGCTCCTAGAGGCAATACAAATGCTCATTGCCCTTTCTAACAACCGCTTCTGTGGACTCCCGAAGACACAGTCCTGGATTGCAGGCAGGGCTTCAGTCACTAGCCAGCACATTTTTGCGTTGGAGATGGATGGCGAAGTCTTCAATACCGATTGCGCTGATTTCAGCGTCATGCCAAAAGCAATAAGGTGTTGCCAATGAAAGATATGAATGAAATAACAGAAAACCTCATCATCGGTTCATGGGCCCGACACTTCTCTCGTTCACCCAACCAGCTAAACAAGCTGCACGAAAGCGACGCAGAACTGGTCGAGATCTCAAAAGATTCTCCTTATCTTCTGGCCGCAACCATTGATACGATTGCTGAAGAGATTGCTGAAGGACTATACCAGGATCCTTACACCATGGGCTGGGTGACTGTCATGGCCACTTTGAGTGATCTGGCAGCAGTTGGTGCTCACCCTCTGGGGTTGGTCGTCTCCGTGTCGGTTGACCCTACCCGCAACAAGGAATTCTCCAGTGCAATTGCTCAGGGTATGGAGGATGCATCTCGAGACCTTGGTGTCTTCATACTCGGAGGAGACACAAATCTAACCTCTGGGATTTCACTAACAGGATGTGCTCTCGGCCTCGTGCCGCGAAAAGAGGTGATAACCCGTCAGGGTTGCAAGGTGGGAGATCATGTCTTTATCACCGGAGGAATAGGCGCAGGAAATGCTCTGGGGCTTGTACGGTTGACCAAGACTCCTGACGATTGCTTTCCTGAAAAGCTCTATCGACCGGTAGCACGTCTCAAAGAAGGACAGCTTCTGAGACGACACGCCAACTGCTGTATGGACACAAGCGACGGGTTGTTGACGACCCTTGATCAATTGATGCGGATCAATGGACTGGGGTTTGAAATCGACTGCAATTGGGAGAGAATCTTAGCCCCTCAGGTACTGAGATTGTGCGAAACGACAAAGACACCCCATTGGCTGATGACAGCGGGCCCCCATGGCGAGTTTGAACTCTTGTTTACGATTCCAGATAAGGAAGTTGATTCCTTTTTGAAGCAGACGGAATCCCACGGCATCTCGCCAATCAGACTTGGCAGAGCGCAAAGGCCAAAAGCAATTTCATTGATCCTACCATCAGGAGAAAAGGTGGACGTGGACATGGCACCTCTAAGAAATTTATTACAAACAGTCAATGGCGACCTTGAACGCTACGTGAGGGAATTCAAGGCATTTGGAAAGAAGTGGGGATTAGAAACAGAATGACGATTTTTGAAAGCTTTTCCCAGAGCGCACTTAAGCATTCAAGCAAGACCGCCTTAATGAATAGAGAAAAAGGCGAATACATTGGAATAAACTACAAGGAGCTGATGAATTCGGTAAACGCCGTAGCTGAGGGTATCAAGAGACTGAGCATAGGCAAAGGCGACAGGGTCGGCATCTTTTCCTACAATCGGCCCGAATGGGTGATTGCCGACCTGGCAGTCCTGAAAATAGGCGCTGTCGTCGTACCCATTTATCATACACTGCCTTCTTCACGTATGAAACGAATAGTGAGCGATTCAAACACAAGACTACTTTTTGTGGAAAACACCTCGTTGCTGGCTGTGGTCAAGGAAATCAAAGACGATTGCCCGATTCTCAGAAACATCGTCGTCTTTGAGTCTTCAGAGCCTATTGCTGAGCATGACATTCTTCAATTTGATAGTCTCAGACACGAGAAATGCAAGTCAGTCGCATCCGAGGAGAGTCCCGATGTCTCCGCCAACGATGTTGCGACCATAGTCTACACTTCTGGAAGTATGGGAGAGCCCAAAGGTGTCATCCTGACGCATAAAAATATCACCTCCAACGCCTTTTCAGTGATGAGGAAATTCAGGGTTACGTCGGAAGATGTTTTCCTTTCATTTCTCCCGCTCTCTCACATGTTTGAGAGGACTTGTGCGTACTACGCCACACTCTTTGCCGGAGGTACCATTGCATATGTGAAGGATATGTCAGCTGTTGCAGAAGACATAAGAGAAGTCAGACCTACCATTCTTATCACTGTACCCCGGCTCATAGAAAAGGTGTACGAGTCAGTTGAGAAGAGAGTTTCGCAGGGTTTGTTCATCCGAAGAGGTTTTGTGAGCCTCGCTGTCAAAAGACTGAATCACTATGCAAACCTCAAGCATAGAGGTGCTAAGATTCCTCTATTTCTCAGGATTAGGCGCCCTTTGTACGATGTTTTTGTCGCTTCCAAGTTCAGGAAAATCGCAGGAGGAAGATTGCGGGCGCTTGCGTGCGCAGGAGCTCCACTTGACCGGAAGATTTCCAAAATCCTCTACATTCTGGGTTTCAACATTGTGGAGGGATACGGCTTGACGGAAGCGTCGCCTGCTGTATGTCTCAACACAGTGGAAGAAAATGAATTGGGCACAGTAGGCAAACCTCTTGATGATGTTGAGGTTAGGATGGGAGAGAACGATGAGATCATGGTCAGAGGACCCAATGTGATGGCAGGATATTTGAACATGCCTGAGGAGACTTCAAAGGTGATCGACCAAGATGGCTGGCTTCATACAGGGGACAAAGGCAGATTTGATGAAAAAGGGAACCTGATCATAACTGGTCGAATAAAGGAAATCATTGTTACCTCATATGGCAAGAACATCGTGCCTGCTCCTATCGAAATGGAGATAGCCAGAAACAGATACATAGATCAGATCATGCTTTGCGGTGACAAGAAAAAACACGTTGCTGCTTTGATCGTACCGAACAGAGAATTTGTCATGAGTTACGCGGAAGAGATAGGCATACGCTTCGATGATTACCAGTCGCTTTTGCATAGGGACGAGATAAGGGATCTCATTGCCTCAGAAATAGAGAAATCAAGCCTGGAGCTCGCCCCCTATGAAAAGATAAAGGCATTTACTCTATTAGCTGAGCCTTTTACAGTCGAAAATGAGATGCTCACGCCCATTCTGAAACTGAGAAGAACTAAGATAGCCCATGAATATGGCGAATTGATCGATCAAATGTACGAGGGAAAGAAATGAAGATCAGAGGCGCGAGGATACTGGTTACAGGAGCGTCTTCAGGAATTGGTCGGGCCGCATCCTTTGCACTCGCCGGGAAGGGCGCAAGGCTGGCCATCACGTCTCGTGGAGCAGACAGGCTGGAGAAGGTGGCGGAGGAAATTGCCCGGGCTTTCCCCGGCGTGCCCGCACCCCTTGCAGTTCCTTGCGATGTAGCAGACTTGGAGGCCGTGCACAGACTCATAGAGCGTTGCGTCGGGCAGCTCGGATCCATCGATGTTCTGATCAATAACGCAGGGATCGGCGTCTATGGTGATGTTGAGAAAACGTCCCTGGAGGATTTCCGATCGGTTATGAATGTGAACTTCTTCGGCGCTGTCAACTGCATGCTGGAAGTTCTTCCTATTATGCGCAACGCAGGTCAAGGCATAATCGCTAACGTTGCCTCTGTAGCTGCCATACACGGTGTCCCCTTTCTGGGAGCTTACTGCGCCACCAAATCTGCGCTTGTGTCCGTGAGCCAGAGTCTTCGTGCAGAACTCTCAGGTAGCAGCATCAGGATAATACTCATCTATCCAGGTTACACTGAGACTGACTTCTACAGAGCCGAGAAGAAGGTTGGAACTGCGCGAAGACCCGAGGGCCCATATGCCTCGCCGGACGGGGTAGCTCAGGCCATTGTGAGGGCAGTGGAACGTGAACAGAAAGATGTTGTCCTTTCGAGGGTAGGGAAATCTCTTGCGTTGGCTGAACGATTTGCGCCCTGGCTTGTAGAAAAAGTAATGTCAAGACTTGCAGCCCAACTGAGGTGACAGAAATGTCGAAGCCCAAATTGCAGATTATCGTTCTGTTTCAAAACCTGGGGGAAAGCCAGACCTATTACGCTCGATCCCCGGCACCTCCCCTGTCCGGGATTCTGGTGGCTGGTTTAACGCCACCGATAGTGGAAGTGGAACTGCTTCACGAAATGGTACGGCCAATTGACTACAAGACAGATGCGGATTTCATTGCGCTCAGTTTCATGGACTTCTGTGCACCTCACGCATTCGAGGTGGCCGAAAGCTTTAAGAAACTGGGCAAGGTTGTGGTTGCTGGGGGGAAATATCCCTCAACGTTCCCGGAAAAGGTAGAACCACACTTCGATTCAGTGGTTGTGGGTGAGGCAGAACCGATCTGGCCTCAGGTTGTTCACGACATGGTGGACGGGAAATTGAAAAAAGTTTACGAGGCCCCCATTGCCCCATCATTGGAAAACATCCCTCCTCCTCGGTATGACCTGGTGGAGCCGGTCTTCGCAGTGCCCTTGGTGACTGAAGCCACAAGAGGCTGTCCCTACAAGTGCAGTTTCTGCCAATTGATGGTCAGACATGCACCATATCGAGTTCGACCCGTTGCGGATGTGATCCGCGATCTTACAGCTACCAGCAAACTCCCTTTCCACAAACGCAAGATGGCAATGATCTACGACAATAATCTTGGAGGAGACATATCCTATGCCAAGGAATTGCTGCAAGAAATCGCGAAACTCAAGCTGTGGGGGATAGGAACACAGTTCAGCTTTGACTGCCTTCACGATGACGAGTTCGTGGACTTGCTTGCCAAAGCTCGTTGCACAATGGCCTTTATCGGATTAGAATCTTTAAATGAGCCCAGTCTCGCATCAGTTCACAAAAGGCAGAACAAGGTAGAAGAATACAAAGAGCTGTTCGTAAAGCTTAAGAAGAAAGGGATACTAACTTTTACAGGCCTAATGTTGGGGCTTGAGGAGGACACCCCTTCCTATTTCCAGACTCTGCCCAGCAGGCTTGACGAGATCGATCCCAGCACAATTCTGCTGTCCATTTCCATCCCCATTCCTGGTACTCCATTTCACAAGCAGATAGAATCCGAGGGCCGGATATTTGACCGTGACCTATCTCACTATGAAGGTGACCATCTGGTGTTTACTCCAAAGCGGGTCTCTTCCGATCAGGTCTTTGAAGCATTTCGCAGAATAAACAGGCATTTCTACTCGTGGAGGAATATACTGAAGCGGTGGTGGAGAATCATCCTTGGGTATTCGAAAGAGGAGAGCAAAATGAAGCAAGCACTCCGCAAAATCTTCATATCCTACATTTTCCTTAAGCTGACCACCTTTCAGAAAGACCACGCCCAACAGAGGGTATATCCGTTCTCCAGTTCAAATCGAAACCATCCTGGAAAGGAGGAAGATCAAGGAGGAGATGAGACGTAGTCCCATATCCAGCAGCGTTAGAAAAGGAGGAAGGGCAAAATGGCAAGAGTCGTTTTGATAATTGCGGCCATCATAGAATTCGTATTTCGTGGACTCCCCGCTTTTTTCGGATCTGAACCAGTAGCGGAGCTTTTCAATCTGGAGTACGTAGAAGGAGCTGTGCCATATGTGCACGCCTTTGGCGCAGTCATGCTCTGCTTCGGTGTGATGTTTTTCATCGGGGCCAGGAATCCGAAGAAGAGCCGGTTGGTTGTGGACATGGGTATACTCAGATTCGCGCTTGGCGTGGCAGCGCAGCTGCTCACATTTGTGATGATGGGCTCGCTACACATCTTCTGGTGGATACACATGGTCGTTGACATAGTGCTCGTGGTTCTCCTACTGATCTCCCGTAAACAGATAACTGCGCAGGTCGCTTAGAAAAGCAGGCTCACATTTGCATACTGGCGAAGCCCTCCGAAGCTATGGCTATAGCGTAGGAGGGCCACTCTCTTCCTCATCTCTCGCAGGCAGATATCCGCGCAGGTCGCCTAGTACGCCAGCGTCACATTTCTAACCCACGTGGGGAAGTGTTCCGCAGCCTTCAACGGGTTGTAAGCAGAAAGTTCCACTGAATTGGCACAATTCTGGGGCAAGATGGGGCATTTTCACCCCTCGGAATGAAAATTTCAAACCGCTCCCCTTTCCCCGACACAAAAGAAACATGTCATTGCAAGCCTCGCGGAGCGTGGCGAAGCAATCTCGGTCAATTTCGTCACCTGTTCTTTTTGGTTGTGCGGAAGCGGATCCTTCGGCTAACGCCTCCCCGTGGAACTGGCAGGCCTTGCTACCTGATAATTACCATCTTTCTTGTCTGGCTGAAGCTTTCAGTATCCAGTCTGTAGATGTAGACGCCAGATGGGACTCGGCTGCCGTTCTGGTCCAGGCAGTTCCATTCGAACGAGTGCTGACCCGCGGACAAATGTGACCCCGCAGATTCCCAGACCTTTCTTCCAGCAACATCATGAACGGTAAGCCTGGCCTGAGCAGCATGCTTCAAGATGAACTCAAATCGAGTTGATGAAAACACAGGGTTAGGTCTGTTCTGGAGAAGCACGGTTCCAGACCTGGACCTTGTTTCATCCATCATTTGGTTCTGTTTCTTGTGCTTCTTCATGGCTTTTTGCGCGTGCTGCCAGGCATGCTTATAGTGGTCGATGGCCTTGTCGTACTTACCTTTGTTCTTGTCCTTTTCAGCCTTGGCCATCTCTTTCTCAGCCTTCTCTATCTCTTTCGGTTTGCCATTGGCAGCAATCGCATCATCAATTGCAACTCTGGCCAGAATGCTATCTGCCTCAACGAGCATCCCTGTCAACCTCTCGCAGAGCTCACCAGGAAACACGCCTCCGCCATAGCTCATCTTGTCCACATCCTCGACTTCGAAGTCTCCAAACACCATACCTTCATCAAGAGGCCTGGAGCAGGAGGTGTGTATCTCTTGATTCAGAAAATCGTCAACCCAGATTTCTGTGTTAGC
This portion of the candidate division TA06 bacterium genome encodes:
- a CDS encoding long-chain fatty acid--CoA ligase → MTIFESFSQSALKHSSKTALMNREKGEYIGINYKELMNSVNAVAEGIKRLSIGKGDRVGIFSYNRPEWVIADLAVLKIGAVVVPIYHTLPSSRMKRIVSDSNTRLLFVENTSLLAVVKEIKDDCPILRNIVVFESSEPIAEHDILQFDSLRHEKCKSVASEESPDVSANDVATIVYTSGSMGEPKGVILTHKNITSNAFSVMRKFRVTSEDVFLSFLPLSHMFERTCAYYATLFAGGTIAYVKDMSAVAEDIREVRPTILITVPRLIEKVYESVEKRVSQGLFIRRGFVSLAVKRLNHYANLKHRGAKIPLFLRIRRPLYDVFVASKFRKIAGGRLRALACAGAPLDRKISKILYILGFNIVEGYGLTEASPAVCLNTVEENELGTVGKPLDDVEVRMGENDEIMVRGPNVMAGYLNMPEETSKVIDQDGWLHTGDKGRFDEKGNLIITGRIKEIIVTSYGKNIVPAPIEMEIARNRYIDQIMLCGDKKKHVAALIVPNREFVMSYAEEIGIRFDDYQSLLHRDEIRDLIASEIEKSSLELAPYEKIKAFTLLAEPFTVENEMLTPILKLRRTKIAHEYGELIDQMYEGKK
- a CDS encoding thiamine-monophosphate kinase: MKDMNEITENLIIGSWARHFSRSPNQLNKLHESDAELVEISKDSPYLLAATIDTIAEEIAEGLYQDPYTMGWVTVMATLSDLAAVGAHPLGLVVSVSVDPTRNKEFSSAIAQGMEDASRDLGVFILGGDTNLTSGISLTGCALGLVPRKEVITRQGCKVGDHVFITGGIGAGNALGLVRLTKTPDDCFPEKLYRPVARLKEGQLLRRHANCCMDTSDGLLTTLDQLMRINGLGFEIDCNWERILAPQVLRLCETTKTPHWLMTAGPHGEFELLFTIPDKEVDSFLKQTESHGISPIRLGRAQRPKAISLILPSGEKVDVDMAPLRNLLQTVNGDLERYVREFKAFGKKWGLETE
- a CDS encoding 8-amino-7-oxononanoate synthase, encoding MSMFDKCREFGKMVAHLKSTGQFFYLREIDPAATPVVKRKNKELVMLGSNNYLGLTSHPKVVERTIEAVREYGTGSCSSRVLTGTTSLHNQLEKKLAEFKHTEDAVVFSTGFMTMMGTIAALTEEGDIILSDELNHASIIEGCRLSKAQVMVYRHNDMADLEDRLSKCSPSSNKLIITDGVFSMKGTVANLPEIKRLADNYQARIMVDDAHGTGALGAKGHGVLEYFDMEGEVDLVCGTFSKSLGTVGGFTGATEDIITYLKLNARPFIFSASLPPSVAATVLACLEVIEEEPELIKKLHWNANFIRKSLEEMGFAIEQTITPIIPVLIGDDEETFKMAGQLEEEGVIVNPVVPPAVPRESSLIRVSVMATLSLENLEMALGKFKLVGSRLGII
- a CDS encoding B12-binding domain-containing radical SAM protein → MSKPKLQIIVLFQNLGESQTYYARSPAPPLSGILVAGLTPPIVEVELLHEMVRPIDYKTDADFIALSFMDFCAPHAFEVAESFKKLGKVVVAGGKYPSTFPEKVEPHFDSVVVGEAEPIWPQVVHDMVDGKLKKVYEAPIAPSLENIPPPRYDLVEPVFAVPLVTEATRGCPYKCSFCQLMVRHAPYRVRPVADVIRDLTATSKLPFHKRKMAMIYDNNLGGDISYAKELLQEIAKLKLWGIGTQFSFDCLHDDEFVDLLAKARCTMAFIGLESLNEPSLASVHKRQNKVEEYKELFVKLKKKGILTFTGLMLGLEEDTPSYFQTLPSRLDEIDPSTILLSISIPIPGTPFHKQIESEGRIFDRDLSHYEGDHLVFTPKRVSSDQVFEAFRRINRHFYSWRNILKRWWRIILGYSKEESKMKQALRKIFISYIFLKLTTFQKDHAQQRVYPFSSSNRNHPGKEEDQGGDET
- a CDS encoding DUF4345 domain-containing protein is translated as MARVVLIIAAIIEFVFRGLPAFFGSEPVAELFNLEYVEGAVPYVHAFGAVMLCFGVMFFIGARNPKKSRLVVDMGILRFALGVAAQLLTFVMMGSLHIFWWIHMVVDIVLVVLLLISRKQITAQVA
- a CDS encoding SDR family NAD(P)-dependent oxidoreductase, coding for MKIRGARILVTGASSGIGRAASFALAGKGARLAITSRGADRLEKVAEEIARAFPGVPAPLAVPCDVADLEAVHRLIERCVGQLGSIDVLINNAGIGVYGDVEKTSLEDFRSVMNVNFFGAVNCMLEVLPIMRNAGQGIIANVASVAAIHGVPFLGAYCATKSALVSVSQSLRAELSGSSIRIILIYPGYTETDFYRAEKKVGTARRPEGPYASPDGVAQAIVRAVEREQKDVVLSRVGKSLALAERFAPWLVEKVMSRLAAQLR